The following proteins are co-located in the Clostridia bacterium genome:
- the xerC gene encoding tyrosine recombinase XerC, protein MVPQLEDFLQYLRLGRGASEHTLRAYRADIEEFLRFCHGRGREFLRADQWVARAYLSGLYRRGLSRITVARKVAALRSFYRYLLRQGGVETNPFSLVRPPKLRRRLPRFFYYHEVEALLALPRTNTPAGKRDRALLEVLYASGARVAEVVGLNLGDVRLEEGYALVRGKGAKERVAFLGAEAAAALKSYLEEGRPALARGAPTEALFLNCRGNRLSQRGVRYLLARYMRQAGWEKKAGPHALRHSFATHLLERGADLRAVQELLGHASLSTTQVYTHVSGARLRAVYDRTHPRA, encoded by the coding sequence TTGGTACCGCAGTTGGAGGATTTTCTCCAATATTTGCGTCTGGGACGAGGGGCGTCGGAGCACACGCTGCGGGCCTATCGGGCAGACATCGAGGAGTTTCTGCGGTTCTGCCACGGCCGGGGCAGAGAATTCCTTCGCGCCGATCAGTGGGTGGCGAGGGCTTACCTCAGCGGCCTTTACCGGCGCGGATTGAGCCGGATTACCGTAGCCAGAAAGGTAGCGGCCCTGCGGTCCTTTTACCGATATCTCCTGCGTCAGGGCGGGGTGGAGACCAACCCTTTCTCCCTGGTAAGGCCCCCGAAGCTCCGGCGCAGGCTCCCACGGTTCTTTTACTACCACGAAGTCGAAGCCCTGCTGGCCCTGCCCAGGACCAATACGCCGGCAGGCAAGCGGGATCGGGCCCTACTGGAAGTGCTCTATGCCAGCGGGGCCCGCGTAGCAGAAGTGGTAGGGCTCAATCTGGGTGATGTGCGCCTGGAGGAAGGCTACGCCCTGGTACGGGGCAAGGGCGCCAAGGAGCGCGTGGCCTTTCTGGGCGCAGAAGCGGCGGCGGCACTCAAGTCCTACCTGGAGGAGGGCAGGCCGGCGCTGGCACGAGGCGCTCCCACGGAAGCCCTGTTCTTGAACTGCAGGGGGAACAGGCTCAGCCAGCGCGGCGTTCGCTACCTGCTGGCCCGCTACATGCGTCAGGCAGGGTGGGAGAAGAAGGCCGGGCCTCATGCTCTGCGCCATTCCTTCGCCACCCACCTACTGGAGCGGGGAGCGGACCTTCGGGCGGTACAGGAATTGCTGGGGCACGCCAGCCTCTCCACCACCCAGGTTTACACGCACGTGAGCGGGGCGAGGTTACGCGCGGTGTACGATCGTACCCACCCTCGGGCCTGA
- the hslV gene encoding ATP-dependent protease subunit HslV codes for MFHGTTIVAVRRFGRMALGGDGQVTLGQHTAVKHRARKVRRLYDGQVLAGFAGAVADALTLFEKFEGRLQEFHGNLPRAAVELTKEWRTDRYLRQLDALLVVGDKERLLVISGTGEVLEPDDDIAAVGAGGPYALAAARALIRHTQLEAAAIVREALLITSSICVYTNDQITVEEL; via the coding sequence ATGTTTCACGGTACTACCATCGTAGCCGTGCGCCGCTTCGGCCGCATGGCCCTGGGAGGAGACGGGCAGGTAACTCTGGGCCAGCACACGGCGGTCAAGCACCGGGCCCGGAAGGTGCGCCGTCTGTACGACGGCCAGGTTCTGGCGGGTTTTGCCGGTGCCGTAGCCGATGCCCTAACGCTGTTTGAGAAGTTCGAGGGTAGACTGCAGGAGTTTCACGGCAACCTGCCCCGCGCGGCGGTGGAACTCACCAAGGAATGGCGCACGGATCGCTACTTGAGGCAACTGGATGCCTTATTGGTAGTAGGAGACAAGGAAAGGCTGCTGGTGATTTCCGGGACGGGCGAGGTGTTGGAGCCCGACGATGACATCGCCGCGGTGGGTGCCGGCGGGCCCTATGCCCTGGCTGCGGCCCGGGCCCTGATCAGGCATACTCAACTGGAGGCAGCAGCCATCGTTCGGGAAGCCCTGTTGATCACCTCGAGCATATGCGTTTATACTAACGACCAGATCACCGTGGAGGAGCTTTAG
- the hslU gene encoding ATP-dependent protease ATPase subunit HslU, translating to MEQLTPKAIVRELDRYIVGQHQAKKCVAVALRNRYRRMRIPPPLRDEIAPKNILMIGPTGVGKTEIARRLARLVKAPFVKVEATKYTEVGYVGRDVESMVRDLVEAAVRMAKQEKAQTVMEQARVLAEERILDLLAPDTRRQAGTANPLEFLLRGPGTGSTTDPQAEERRAILRHKLARQELEDELVEIEVDERTPPVLEMFGGAGLEELGINLQDLLGGLVPRRKRRRRVKVSEARRLLTQEEAEKLVDMEEVIGTAIERVEQSGIIFIDEIDKIAGREGAYGPDVSREGVQRDILPLVEGCTVTTKYGPVRTDHLLFIAAGAFHISKPQDLIPELQGRFPLRVELDSLSEEDLRRILVEPENSLLRQYIALLGSEGIKLSFTPGAVAQIAKIAYTVNCQSENIGARRLYTVMEQLLQDLLFEAPDVAVSEVVIDEDYVEARLAGIVKDRDLSYYIL from the coding sequence ATGGAGCAATTAACGCCCAAGGCCATAGTACGCGAATTGGACCGCTACATCGTGGGACAGCACCAGGCCAAGAAATGTGTGGCCGTTGCCTTGCGCAACCGGTACCGAAGGATGCGAATACCTCCTCCCCTGCGGGACGAAATTGCGCCCAAGAACATCCTCATGATCGGGCCTACAGGGGTGGGCAAGACGGAAATCGCCCGACGCCTGGCCAGGCTGGTAAAAGCGCCTTTTGTCAAGGTGGAGGCCACCAAGTACACGGAGGTGGGATATGTCGGAAGAGATGTCGAATCCATGGTACGAGACCTGGTGGAGGCAGCCGTACGCATGGCCAAACAGGAGAAGGCACAGACGGTCATGGAGCAGGCGCGAGTCCTGGCGGAAGAGAGGATCCTGGACCTTCTGGCCCCGGACACCAGGCGCCAGGCCGGCACGGCCAATCCCCTGGAGTTCCTGTTGAGGGGTCCCGGCACCGGGTCGACAACCGATCCCCAGGCGGAAGAGCGAAGGGCGATCCTCCGCCACAAGTTGGCCCGGCAGGAACTGGAAGACGAGTTGGTGGAGATAGAGGTGGACGAACGAACCCCGCCGGTGCTGGAGATGTTCGGCGGCGCGGGTTTGGAGGAGCTGGGGATCAACCTGCAGGACCTGCTGGGCGGGCTGGTTCCCCGCCGGAAGCGGCGAAGGCGGGTGAAGGTGAGCGAGGCGCGCCGCCTGCTCACCCAGGAAGAGGCGGAAAAGCTGGTAGACATGGAAGAAGTGATCGGTACGGCTATTGAAAGGGTAGAGCAAAGTGGAATAATCTTCATAGACGAGATCGACAAGATCGCCGGCCGCGAGGGTGCATACGGGCCCGACGTATCGCGCGAAGGGGTGCAAAGGGATATACTACCTCTGGTGGAAGGCTGCACGGTGACCACCAAGTACGGACCGGTGCGTACCGACCACTTGCTGTTTATTGCCGCTGGGGCTTTTCACATCTCCAAGCCCCAGGACTTGATACCCGAACTTCAGGGGCGCTTCCCGCTTCGGGTGGAGTTGGATAGCCTCAGCGAGGAAGACCTCCGGCGGATACTGGTGGAACCCGAGAACTCCTTACTGAGGCAATACATCGCCTTACTGGGAAGTGAGGGAATCAAGCTCAGCTTTACTCCGGGGGCAGTTGCCCAAATTGCTAAGATCGCTTATACTGTAAATTGTCAAAGTGAAAATATCGGGGCTAGGCGACTGTATACCGTCATGGAGCAGCTCTTGCAGGATTTGCTCTTCGAGGCGCCGGATGTCGCCGTTTCCGAGGTGGTAATCGACGAAGATTACGTGGAGGCAAGACTGGCCGGAATAGTTAAGGATCGGGATCTCAGTTATTACATTCTTTAA
- the codY gene encoding GTP-sensing pleiotropic transcriptional regulator CodY translates to MKSLLEKTRDINRLLQKSAGNPVDFREMAKVLSETIGANCYLLNRQGKILGYGFMEGFTCPIMEEIVYRSEEFPEDYNEQLLRMDRTHANFGQVGNACVFRPAGEKCLFTGKLVTVVPVMGGGQRLGTLVLAKFNVEFNEEDLILAEYGATVMGMELLRSKAEKIEEEARKRAAVHVALGTLSYSELEAVEHIFAELDGKEGVLVASKIADRAGITRSVIVNALRKFESAGVIESKSLGMKGTYIRVLNDNLFEELAKLRHR, encoded by the coding sequence GTGAAGTCGTTGCTAGAAAAAACCCGCGACATCAACCGTCTGCTACAAAAGAGCGCGGGGAATCCGGTGGATTTCAGAGAGATGGCCAAGGTGCTTTCCGAAACCATCGGGGCCAACTGCTATCTCCTGAACCGCCAGGGGAAGATTCTGGGGTACGGGTTCATGGAAGGTTTCACCTGCCCGATTATGGAGGAAATCGTCTACCGCTCAGAGGAATTCCCCGAGGACTATAACGAGCAGCTCTTGCGCATGGACCGCACCCATGCCAATTTCGGACAGGTGGGCAACGCCTGCGTATTCAGACCCGCGGGGGAGAAGTGCCTCTTCACCGGCAAACTGGTCACGGTGGTACCCGTGATGGGTGGCGGGCAGCGTCTGGGGACGCTGGTACTGGCCAAGTTCAACGTCGAATTCAACGAGGAGGACCTCATCCTGGCCGAATACGGGGCGACCGTAATGGGAATGGAGCTCTTGCGCTCCAAAGCCGAGAAGATCGAAGAAGAAGCCCGCAAGCGGGCGGCGGTGCATGTGGCCCTCGGCACCTTATCGTACTCGGAGCTGGAGGCCGTAGAGCACATCTTTGCCGAGCTTGACGGCAAAGAGGGAGTACTGGTGGCCAGCAAGATCGCCGACCGGGCAGGGATAACTCGTTCGGTGATCGTCAACGCCCTGCGCAAGTTCGAGAGTGCCGGGGTTATCGAATCCAAGTCCCTGGGCATGAAGGGAACCTACATCCGCGTGCTCAACGACAACCTCTTCGAAGAACTGGCCAAGCTCCGCCACCGCTGA
- the rpsB gene encoding 30S ribosomal protein S2, translated as MAIISMKQLLEAGVHFGHQTRRWNPKMAPYIFTERNGIYIIDLQKTVKRTEEAYNFVRDLAAQGGKILFVGTKKQAQESIREEAERCGMPYVNVRWLGGMLTNFQTIRHRIERLLELERLEGSGRLAALPKKEAARLMAEKEKLARFLNGIKHMKGLPDALFVVDPRKEKIAVAEGRRLEIPIVAIVDTNCDPEEIDYVIPGNDDAIRAVRLLTSKMADAVLEGLRGQESEVAEAQA; from the coding sequence GTGGCTATTATCTCTATGAAACAACTGCTGGAGGCAGGGGTACACTTCGGCCACCAAACCCGCAGGTGGAACCCCAAGATGGCTCCCTACATCTTCACCGAACGAAACGGGATCTACATCATCGATCTCCAGAAGACGGTGAAGAGGACTGAGGAAGCCTATAATTTTGTCCGCGACCTGGCCGCCCAGGGGGGCAAAATCCTCTTCGTAGGCACCAAAAAGCAGGCTCAGGAATCAATCCGCGAAGAAGCAGAGCGTTGCGGCATGCCCTACGTAAACGTGCGCTGGCTGGGTGGAATGCTGACCAACTTCCAGACCATCAGGCACCGCATCGAACGATTGCTGGAATTAGAACGGCTGGAAGGCTCCGGGCGCCTGGCCGCCCTGCCCAAGAAAGAAGCGGCCCGGCTCATGGCAGAAAAGGAAAAGCTTGCCCGCTTTCTGAACGGTATCAAGCACATGAAAGGCCTGCCCGATGCCCTTTTCGTTGTAGATCCCCGAAAGGAAAAGATCGCGGTAGCCGAGGGCCGACGGCTGGAAATCCCCATCGTGGCCATCGTAGACACCAACTGCGATCCGGAGGAGATCGACTACGTCATCCCCGGCAACGACGACGCCATCAGGGCGGTGCGCCTGCTCACCAGCAAGATGGCGGACGCCGTTCTGGAGGGCTTGCGGGGCCAGGAGTCAGAAGTGGCCGAGGCGCAGGCCTAG
- a CDS encoding elongation factor Ts, giving the protein MMDCKEALVATGGDLDRAVEVLRQKGLAKAARKAARVAAEGLVESYIHAGGRIGVLIEVNCETDFVARTPEFKSLCRDLAMQVAASKPEYVSREDVPAEVLEKEKSILRAQALNEGKPERIVDKIVEGRLAKFYEERCLLEQPFIRDLDRSVKDYLAEKIAAIGENIVVRRFVRFELGER; this is encoded by the coding sequence ATGATGGACTGCAAGGAGGCCCTGGTGGCCACCGGAGGGGACCTGGACCGGGCGGTAGAGGTCCTGCGACAGAAGGGGCTGGCCAAGGCGGCCAGGAAGGCGGCTCGGGTGGCGGCCGAGGGTCTGGTGGAGTCCTATATTCATGCCGGAGGCAGGATTGGGGTTCTAATCGAGGTCAACTGCGAAACCGATTTCGTAGCCCGCACTCCGGAGTTCAAGTCTCTCTGCCGGGACCTGGCCATGCAGGTAGCCGCCTCCAAGCCCGAATACGTCAGCCGCGAGGACGTGCCGGCCGAGGTACTGGAGAAGGAAAAGAGCATCCTGCGGGCCCAGGCCCTCAACGAAGGCAAGCCCGAGCGCATAGTGGACAAGATCGTGGAGGGACGGCTGGCAAAGTTCTACGAGGAGCGCTGCCTGCTGGAGCAGCCCTTTATAAGGGATCTGGACCGCTCGGTAAAGGATTACCTGGCCGAAAAGATAGCTGCCATCGGCGAAAACATCGTGGTACGGCGTTTCGTACGCTTTGAACTGGGCGAACGCTAG
- the pyrH gene encoding UMP kinase, whose amino-acid sequence MPEPKYKRVVLKLSGEALAGTKGFGIDPEVLNSIAQEVQEVRDLGVEVAIVVGGGNLWRGITGSAQGMDRATADYIGMLATVMNALALQDALEKHGVDTRVQTAIEMRQIAEPYIRRRAIRHLEKGRVVIFASGTGNPFFSTDTAAALRAAEIEAEVILMAKRVDGVYDADPLVNPRAKRYKDLAYIEVISKGLAVMDSTATSLCMDNKIPIIVFGLAERGNIKRAVMGEDIGTYVGGKA is encoded by the coding sequence ATGCCCGAGCCGAAGTACAAGCGGGTGGTGTTGAAGCTCAGCGGGGAAGCGCTGGCAGGCACCAAGGGTTTCGGCATCGACCCGGAAGTGCTGAATTCTATTGCCCAAGAGGTCCAGGAGGTTCGGGACCTGGGGGTGGAAGTGGCGATTGTGGTCGGCGGCGGAAACCTGTGGCGGGGCATCACCGGCAGCGCCCAGGGGATGGATCGGGCTACCGCCGACTATATCGGCATGCTGGCCACGGTCATGAATGCACTCGCCCTGCAAGACGCCCTGGAGAAGCACGGGGTGGACACGCGGGTACAGACGGCCATTGAAATGCGACAAATCGCCGAGCCTTATATCCGGCGGCGGGCCATCCGCCATTTGGAGAAAGGGCGGGTGGTTATTTTTGCCTCCGGAACCGGCAATCCGTTCTTCTCTACGGATACGGCCGCAGCCCTGCGGGCGGCGGAGATCGAAGCCGAGGTCATCTTGATGGCCAAACGGGTGGACGGGGTCTACGACGCCGACCCGCTGGTTAACCCCAGGGCCAAGCGCTACAAAGACCTGGCCTACATCGAAGTAATCAGCAAGGGCCTGGCGGTCATGGATTCCACCGCCACCTCTCTTTGCATGGATAACAAGATTCCCATTATCGTTTTCGGTTTGGCAGAGCGAGGAAACATCAAGCGGGCCGTTATGGGTGAGGATATCGGTACTTACGTGGGGGGAAAGGCCTGA
- the frr gene encoding ribosome recycling factor has translation MQDLLKDVNERMQKACEVLRKELAALRAGRASPALLEKIEVDYYGVPTPVNQVATITAPDARLLVVQPWDKSLVPKIEKAILKSDLGVNPTSDGTVVRIPIPPLTEERRKEMVKVVRKKGEEARVAIRNVRRDGNERVKGAEKEGLISEDQAKRTQEEIQKLTDKYIKEVDRILEAKEEEILAS, from the coding sequence ATGCAAGACCTCTTGAAGGACGTTAACGAACGCATGCAAAAGGCCTGTGAAGTCCTGCGCAAGGAACTGGCGGCCTTGCGTGCCGGCAGGGCCAGCCCCGCCCTGCTGGAGAAGATCGAGGTCGACTATTACGGCGTTCCAACCCCGGTCAACCAAGTAGCCACCATAACCGCTCCCGATGCTCGCCTGCTGGTGGTTCAGCCCTGGGACAAGAGCCTGGTGCCCAAGATAGAAAAGGCCATACTCAAGTCGGACCTGGGAGTGAACCCCACCAGCGACGGAACGGTGGTGCGGATTCCCATACCGCCCCTGACCGAAGAGAGACGCAAGGAAATGGTCAAGGTGGTGCGCAAGAAAGGCGAAGAGGCGCGGGTGGCCATTCGCAACGTCCGCCGAGACGGCAACGAGCGGGTCAAAGGGGCGGAGAAAGAGGGCCTTATCTCCGAAGACCAGGCCAAAAGGACGCAGGAAGAAATCCAGAAGCTTACCGACAAGTACATCAAAGAAGTGGATAGGATCCTGGAAGCCAAGGAAGAGGAGATCCTGGCCTCCTAG
- a CDS encoding PASTA domain-containing protein produces the protein MTLPPEMPDLIGLPEKEARARLAELGMAVEIRVTVPPRKKTSEEPLRVVRQRLLAPGRVELVLAAFPEGIRESV, from the coding sequence TTGACCCTGCCGCCCGAAATGCCGGATCTAATCGGCCTGCCGGAGAAGGAAGCCCGGGCGCGCCTGGCGGAATTGGGGATGGCGGTGGAGATCCGGGTTACAGTGCCTCCCCGCAAGAAAACCTCCGAAGAACCACTGAGGGTGGTACGGCAGAGGCTCCTGGCCCCCGGGCGCGTGGAATTGGTGCTGGCCGCCTTTCCCGAAGGAATACGGGAATCGGTCTGA
- a CDS encoding isoprenyl transferase — MKEGKSSVVAWLWRNRRVWRRLQARRLRRRIDPNRLPRHVAIIMDGNGRWARRRGLPRVLGHRAGVEALRSIVEACIDVGIGVLTVYAFSTENWKRPPEEVNSLMELLVEYLQKELAELKQNGVQIRPIGDLESLPPRVRAELRKAQEETREEHNLILNVAVNYGGRAELVRATRLIAQAAASGKLSPEAIDERTLAEYLYTAGLPDPDLIIRPSGEMRLSNFLLWQSAYSELWVTPTLWPDFSPAELWAAIAEFQRRHRRFGGLEPE; from the coding sequence TTGAAGGAAGGTAAATCGAGCGTGGTCGCGTGGCTATGGCGGAACCGAAGGGTATGGCGGCGTCTCCAAGCGCGACGGCTCAGGCGGCGCATAGATCCCAATCGCCTTCCACGGCACGTAGCCATAATCATGGACGGCAACGGCCGCTGGGCCCGGCGCCGTGGCCTTCCCCGAGTGCTGGGGCATCGGGCGGGCGTGGAAGCCCTGCGTTCAATAGTGGAAGCCTGTATTGACGTGGGCATCGGCGTACTTACGGTTTACGCCTTTTCCACCGAAAACTGGAAACGGCCGCCGGAGGAAGTCAACTCCCTGATGGAGCTCCTGGTTGAGTACCTGCAAAAGGAACTTGCGGAATTGAAGCAGAACGGGGTGCAAATCCGACCTATCGGCGACCTGGAATCGCTGCCCCCGCGGGTCCGGGCCGAACTGCGGAAAGCCCAGGAGGAAACCAGGGAAGAACACAACCTGATCCTTAACGTAGCGGTCAACTACGGCGGTCGGGCCGAACTGGTACGGGCAACGCGGCTGATCGCGCAGGCGGCGGCCAGCGGCAAGCTGTCTCCGGAGGCCATTGATGAGCGCACCCTGGCCGAATACCTCTATACTGCCGGCCTTCCTGATCCCGACCTTATAATCAGGCCGTCCGGGGAAATGCGTCTGAGCAATTTTCTGCTCTGGCAAAGTGCCTATAGCGAACTGTGGGTCACTCCCACCCTTTGGCCGGATTTCAGCCCCGCCGAACTGTGGGCGGCCATAGCCGAATTCCAGCGGAGGCATCGGCGCTTTGGCGGACTCGAGCCTGAGTAG
- a CDS encoding phosphatidate cytidylyltransferase, whose translation MADSSLSRRAFTAAIGIPLLLALAYAGGWPWLAAVALLQGLATAEARRMGAHLGWELPALPDYILAVFFQLAVYFCGLPGYAGAVLVALAVRVGVFLLAYPRYPLVSVAVGWLIGTYLGLFSFLVMIERSLGWSFLWSLLFITWANDTGAYLVGRKYGRHRLAPVLSPGKSWEGTISGWMAAVAAGLILAHWFSGPAVEWAAFAWVLAVAGQIGDLWESALKRQAEMKDAGALLPGHGGVLDRFDSLMFAAPVAFFLVPALGL comes from the coding sequence TTGGCGGACTCGAGCCTGAGTAGACGTGCATTTACGGCTGCGATAGGCATCCCCCTGCTGCTGGCTCTGGCCTATGCCGGTGGCTGGCCCTGGCTGGCGGCGGTCGCCCTCTTGCAAGGCCTGGCTACCGCCGAGGCAAGACGAATGGGTGCCCATCTGGGATGGGAACTGCCGGCATTGCCGGATTACATACTTGCCGTTTTTTTTCAGTTGGCGGTGTATTTCTGCGGATTGCCGGGCTATGCTGGGGCCGTACTGGTTGCCTTGGCCGTACGGGTGGGCGTTTTCCTCCTCGCCTATCCGCGCTACCCTTTGGTTTCGGTAGCCGTCGGCTGGCTGATCGGTACCTATTTGGGGCTCTTTTCTTTTCTGGTAATGATCGAAAGAAGCCTGGGGTGGTCTTTCTTGTGGAGCCTCTTGTTCATTACCTGGGCCAACGATACCGGCGCCTACCTGGTCGGCCGGAAGTACGGCCGGCACCGTCTGGCACCCGTACTGAGCCCCGGTAAGAGCTGGGAGGGGACCATCTCGGGATGGATGGCGGCAGTGGCAGCAGGTTTGATCCTGGCCCACTGGTTTTCCGGCCCCGCAGTAGAATGGGCGGCATTCGCCTGGGTCCTGGCCGTAGCGGGCCAGATCGGGGACCTCTGGGAATCGGCGCTCAAGCGCCAGGCGGAGATGAAGGACGCAGGTGCACTCCTGCCGGGGCACGGGGGGGTGCTGGATCGTTTCGACAGCCTGATGTTCGCGGCCCCCGTAGCCTTTTTCTTGGTCCCCGCCCTTGGCCTTTAG
- the ytvI gene encoding sporulation integral membrane protein YtvI produces the protein MRNRLVRIQRLGIVIFLVLASLYLLYYHLLPALWQVLRTVVPWVLPFVAGWFLAALLDPAVDWLEHRARWPRTLASAVLVLLATIVLSLFLAVLVAKMVAELAHLAVELPRYGALLKEGILQLDALYKQLPPQVLEATQGSIETLMGYLRGLLTRVVQDLVGVAAGIPRGFIALIVALVASFFFSRDRDLIRKGTLSLFPWLYRPQVADVLREVGAGVIGYFKAQGLLIGFTALQVLAGLYLLKVKYALTLSLFIALLDILPVVGPGTVFLPWAGWELVNRHYGLGLALIALYATITVVRQILEPKVVGRNLGLHPLAALASIFIGIQALGLVGAVLGPLLLVFLKAAYRAGLLRRQQP, from the coding sequence ATGAGAAACCGGCTTGTCCGGATACAACGATTAGGCATAGTGATCTTCCTGGTACTTGCCAGCCTTTACCTCCTGTATTATCACCTCCTGCCCGCTCTCTGGCAAGTACTGAGAACGGTGGTTCCCTGGGTACTGCCGTTTGTGGCCGGCTGGTTTCTCGCCGCGCTGCTCGACCCGGCAGTAGACTGGCTGGAACACCGGGCCCGCTGGCCGAGGACGTTGGCCTCTGCAGTGCTGGTGCTCCTGGCAACCATCGTCCTGTCGCTGTTCCTGGCCGTATTGGTAGCCAAGATGGTTGCCGAACTCGCACACCTGGCGGTAGAACTCCCCCGCTACGGAGCCCTTCTTAAGGAAGGGATACTGCAGCTTGACGCCCTCTACAAACAACTTCCACCCCAGGTACTCGAGGCCACGCAGGGCTCGATCGAAACCCTGATGGGTTACCTGCGAGGTCTGCTAACCCGGGTAGTTCAAGACCTGGTCGGGGTGGCCGCCGGCATTCCCCGGGGGTTCATTGCCCTAATCGTGGCCCTGGTGGCTTCCTTCTTCTTCAGTCGGGACCGGGATCTCATTCGCAAAGGGACCCTTTCACTCTTCCCGTGGTTATACCGACCGCAGGTGGCCGACGTCTTGCGAGAAGTAGGCGCGGGAGTAATAGGGTATTTTAAGGCCCAGGGATTACTCATAGGGTTCACCGCACTCCAGGTACTGGCCGGCCTTTACCTCCTGAAGGTGAAGTACGCGCTGACCCTGAGCCTTTTTATCGCCTTGCTGGACATCCTACCGGTGGTGGGACCGGGCACGGTGTTCCTGCCCTGGGCGGGCTGGGAATTGGTCAACCGGCACTACGGCCTCGGGTTGGCCTTGATCGCTCTTTATGCTACCATAACCGTAGTCCGCCAGATTCTAGAACCCAAGGTGGTGGGCCGGAACCTGGGCCTGCATCCTTTGGCCGCTCTGGCCAGCATCTTTATCGGCATCCAGGCTCTGGGCCTGGTTGGAGCCGTACTGGGACCGCTGCTGCTCGTGTTCCTGAAGGCAGCCTACCGGGCGGGATTGCTTCGCAGGCAACAACCTTAG
- the dxr gene encoding 1-deoxy-D-xylulose-5-phosphate reductoisomerase — translation MSKGVAVLGSTGSIGRQALEVIRAFPDRLRAVALASRGKDPALLRQQAVEFRPKLVAVADPQTAAALKTELPPGTEVVWGEEGLAACCSLAEVSLVLNAVGGVEGLAASRAAVHAGRHLALANKESLVVAGALLLREAEARGVCLLPVDSEHAALHQCLAGRSRPVARLILTASGGPFRDWPVERLPQVTPEMALRHPTWRMGPKITVDSATLANKALEVIEAHWLFGVPYSQIEVILHPQSLVHSLVAFADGNLLAQLGPPDMRLPIQYALSYPESWPSPFGAWNWEGIPPLTFETPDQDRFPCLRLGYWAGRQGGTYPAVLAGADESAVELFLAGIIGFEEIPRLIEEALTCHRPVAEPTWEEVKEAVAWARRWVKERKGGRW, via the coding sequence GTGAGCAAGGGAGTAGCCGTGTTGGGGTCCACCGGGTCTATCGGCCGACAGGCCCTGGAGGTGATCCGGGCCTTCCCCGACCGCCTCCGGGCCGTTGCCCTGGCCAGCCGGGGCAAAGACCCGGCACTGCTGCGGCAACAGGCGGTGGAGTTCCGGCCAAAGCTGGTAGCCGTGGCCGATCCCCAAACCGCCGCCGCCCTCAAGACCGAGCTTCCCCCGGGAACCGAAGTGGTGTGGGGCGAGGAGGGCCTTGCGGCCTGCTGCAGCCTGGCGGAGGTGTCGCTGGTGTTAAACGCGGTAGGCGGGGTGGAGGGGCTTGCCGCCAGCCGCGCGGCGGTACACGCCGGAAGGCATCTGGCGCTCGCCAACAAGGAAAGCCTGGTTGTGGCCGGAGCGCTCCTGCTAAGGGAGGCGGAGGCTCGCGGCGTTTGCCTCCTCCCGGTGGATAGCGAGCACGCCGCGCTCCACCAGTGTCTTGCCGGCCGATCCCGACCCGTGGCACGACTCATACTTACCGCCAGCGGGGGTCCGTTCCGAGACTGGCCCGTGGAGAGACTGCCTCAGGTTACCCCGGAAATGGCCCTGCGGCACCCCACCTGGCGAATGGGTCCCAAGATCACCGTAGACTCCGCCACGCTGGCCAACAAGGCCTTGGAGGTCATCGAGGCCCACTGGCTCTTTGGGGTACCCTATTCCCAGATCGAGGTGATCTTACACCCCCAGAGCTTGGTGCACTCGCTGGTAGCCTTTGCCGACGGCAATCTCCTGGCCCAACTCGGGCCTCCCGACATGCGGCTGCCGATTCAATATGCCCTGAGTTACCCGGAAAGCTGGCCTTCGCCCTTCGGAGCCTGGAACTGGGAAGGCATACCACCCCTAACCTTTGAAACCCCGGACCAGGACCGTTTCCCCTGCCTGCGCCTGGGTTACTGGGCGGGGCGGCAAGGGGGTACCTACCCGGCGGTGCTGGCAGGTGCCGACGAGAGTGCAGTAGAACTCTTCCTGGCCGGCATCATAGGTTTCGAAGAGATCCCCAGGCTAATAGAGGAGGCGTTGACCTGCCACCGCCCCGTCGCCGAACCCACCTGGGAAGAGGTTAAGGAGGCCGTGGCCTGGGCGCGGCGGTGGGTAAAAGAGAGGAAGGGTGGGCGCTGGTGA